From Faecalicatena sp. Marseille-Q4148:
GCCCCGGGGAGGCAGTATCGTGAAGCGTCATATACTGCTGATCCGGGGCTTTTTGCGTGGAGAGAACTAAGGAATGCTGCAAAATCCTGTCGAAAGAAAGCGAACAGTGAAGGTGGAAGGAAAAGAAGGAGCAATGATACAATGAGAAGCGTATGGACTTGTGTAGTGAAAGAAGGGGGAAATGATAGTGAACAGACAGAAAAAAGAATCATATACACAGTTTCTGATGCCGCTTCCGCAGGCGCTTTTGAATTTTCTGGACCGGCTTTTGACTTCTCAGGAGGGGAGCCTTTTGGAAGACGATTTTGATAAATTGATGAACCTTGTAAGCGGCTATGCTTCTCGACGAGCCATTGCGGCGGCGGAAGTATTGCAGCAGGAATTTCGCAGCTGGAGGACAGGGCAGCAGACAAACCGTTACCGAATGATTGCGGCGTACGGGCTTCTTATAACAGAGATAAAATATGAAGTGACAGGGATTTTTACGAAACCGGATCAGTGGTTTCGTGTCAAGGTCAGTGATTATGAACTTACGAATCCGATTTTTATTGTAGAGACAAATAAGCTGGCAGAGGAGCTGAAGTTTCCGGGAAAATACAAAATATAATGCATAAGAATTATTGTACAGGATAATATTTTAAAGAAGATTTTACAAAAGAAGAGAAACTTTTTCATGTGTGAAGTGATATAATGAAAAGAGTAATATGCATTGAAGTTATGGAAGAGGGGGTATGACCTATGACAGAAAAACAGAACTATGACGTAATTATAATAGGGGCAGGTCCATCCGGAATTTTTTGCGCTTATGAACTTATGGAGAAGAAACCGAACCTTCGTATTCTGATGATTGAAAAAGGACGGTCAATTGAAAAGAGAAACTGTCCGAAGCGAAAAACAAAGGTATGTGTGGGATGTAATCCCTGTTCCATTACAACAGGATTTGCAGGGGCAGGAGCATTTTCAGATGGGAAATTATCGCTTTCTCCGGATGTTGGAGGAAACTTACCGGAGATTCTCGGCTATGAGTACACGGAGGAGCTTCTGAGGGAGGCAGATAAAATCTATCTGAAATTTGGAGCAGATAAAAAGATATATGGCATTGATGATGCAGCGGCGATCGAACGGCTGCGGACAAAGGCGATCCAGGCGAATTTGAAGCTGATCGAGTGTCCGATCCGTCATCTTGGAACAGAGGAAGGATACAAGATTTATACAAAACTCCAGCATCATTTGGAAGAAAAAGGAGTTGAGATTCGCTTTCTGACAATGGTGGAGGAACTTTTGACAGAAGAGGGGCGTGTCATTGGTGTACGAACAGATCATGGAGATAGTTTTTATGCACCGGAAGTCGTGGCAGGTGTCGGACGAGAAGGATCAGAATGGTTTTCCAACACATGCAGGAAGCTCGGGATTGAGACTGAGAATGGAACTGTTGATGTAGGGGTGCGCGTAGAAGTGCGCGACGAGATTATGAAAGAACTCAACGAGAAGCTTTACGAGGCAAAACTTGTATATTATACGCCGACATTTGATGATAAGGTAAGAGTATTTTGTACGAATCCATCGGGCGAAGTGGCGACAGAGTATTATGATGACCATTTGGCTGTTGTCAATGGACATGCGTATAAGTCCAGCGACCTTAAGACGAATAATACGAATTTTGCCCTGCTTGTTTCAAAGAATTTTACGAAACCGTTCCGTTCACCGATCGAATATGGAAAGCACATTGCACAGCTTGGAAATATGCTGTCCGGAGGGAAGATTCTTCTTCAGCGCTATGGAGATTTTAAGCGTGGAAGAAGAACGACGGAGGAACGACTTTTACGAAACAATATCGTTCCGACACTCAAAGATGCAGTTCCGGGTGACTTGTCTCTTGTATTTCCGCATCGGATCATGGTGGCCATTGATGAAATGCTTCGTGCGCTTGATAAAGTAACGCCGGGAATTGCAAGTGACGAGACACTTCTCTATGGGGTGGAAGTAAAGTTCTATTCGAATAAGGTACTTGTGGATGATTGTTTTCAGACGAGTCTTCCGGGGCTTCGGGCAATCGGAGACGGGGCATCGGTAACGCGCGGACTGATGCAGGCATCGGCAAATGGGATTGCAGTGGCAAGAGCGGTGATGCAGATTTTGGACAAATAATTACCAAAATTGTTTTTTGAGGTTGATTTTTGCGTCAAAAAGCATATAATAGAAAAAGATAATTGTGCAAAAAAAACGGACAATAATTCAAATAGAACATACTGGAGGACAGCATTATGGGGAAATATTTTGGAACAGACGGATTTCGCGGGGAAGCCAACAAAGTACTGACAGTGGAGCATGCATTTAAGATTGGACGGTATCTTGGATGGTATTTCGGACAGGATCATAAGGCACAGATCGTAATAGGAAAAGATACACGAAGAAGCAGTTACATGTTTGAATATGCATTGGCATCAGGACTGACAGCTTCCGGAGCGGATGCATATCTTCTTCATGTAACGACAACACCGAGCGTATCTTATGTAACACGAACAGAAGACTTTGACTGCGGCATCATGATTTCTGCAAGCCATAACCCATATTATGATAATGGAATTAAGCTGATTAATGGTCAGGGACAGAAGATTGAAGCAGAGATTGAAAAGAAGATTGAAGCCTATTTAGATGGGGAGACAGAAGAACTTCCGCTTGCTGTGCGGGGAGAGATCGGAAGAACGGTAGATTATTCCGCAGGCCGTAATCGCTATATCGGGCAGCTGATTTCTTTGGCGACAAGATCGTTTAAGGGAAAACGTGTTGGACTTGATTGTGCAAATGGAAGTGCATCAGCCATTGCAAAGAGTGTTTATGATGCTCTGGGAGCGAAAACTTATGTCATCAGTAATGAGCCGGACGGGATCAATATCAATACGAATTGCGGATCTACCCATATTGAACAGCTTCAGGCATTTGTGAAAGAAAAAAACTTGGATATCGGATTTGCATTTGACGGAGACGCAGATCGCTGTATTGCGGTGGACGAGAATGGAAATGTTGTGGATGGCGATCTGATTCTTTATGTATGCGGTAAATATCTGAAAGAACAGGGAAGGCTGAACCACGATACGGTAGTGACAACAGTTATGTCTAACCTCGGTCTGTATAAAGCATTTGATAAGGCAGGAATTGATTATGAGAAGACAAAGGTAGGAGACAAATATGTGTATGAGAATATGTCTCAGAACAACTACTCACTCGGCGGAGAGCAGTCCGGACATATCATTTTCAGCAAACATGCAACAACAGGAGACGGAATCCTTACTTCACTGATGATCATGGAGGCAGTTCTTGAGAAGAAACAGAGTCTTGGAAAGCTGACAGAAGAGGTGAAGATTTATCCGCAGCTGCTGAAAAATGTGCGTGTGTCCGATAAGACGGCAGCAAAGACACATCCGGCTGTTGTAAAAGCAATTGAGGATGTGGAAGAAGCCCTTGGACAGGAAGGACGTATTCTTGTAAGAGAGAGCGGAACAGAACCGCTGCTGCGTGTTATGGTTGAGGCAGGAACGGATGAACTTTGTGAGAAATATGTACACCAGGTTATTGATGTTATGAAAGAAGAAGGTCTTGTAACAGAATAAATTCCAGATGACTCTTTGCAGAACGAGAGGAAGTTTTAGAGTATCCGGCAGCTGGCAATAAGCAGCTGCCGGATTTTATCTATTCATATTTCCAGAAAAACGGATCATCATATACTGCAGCAGAGTCAAGGTCCTCTTCAATGCGAAGAAGGCGATTATATTTGGCAGTGCGTTCAGAACGGCATGGAGCGCCGGTTTTTATCTGTCCGGTATTAAATGCGACGGAAAGATCGGAAATGAACGTATCTTCTGTTTCACCGGAGCGGTGAGAAATAACTGCTTTGTAGCCGTGGGAACGGGCAGTTTCAATGGCATCAACTGCCTCTGTCAGTGTTCCGATTTGGTTGACCTTAATTAGAACTGCGTTGGCTGCGCCGCGGCCGATTCCAAGTTCCAGTCGTTTGCGGTTGGTAACAAAGAGATCATCACCGACAAGCTGCACATCATTTCCAAGCCGTGTCGTGAGCAGTTCCCACCCGTCCCAGTCCTCTTCATCCAGAGGATCTTCAATAGAAGCAATAGGGAATTCCGTTATCAGTTCTTCATAATATTCAATCATTTCTTCAGAAGAACGGAGTATCTTAGTATTGTTTGCACGTCCTTCCCCTTCAAATACATATTTGTGAAAGGAAGTGTCATAAAGTTCACTGGCTGCTGCATCAAGTGCAATTACGATTTCTTCTTTTGGCTGATAGCCGGCACGCTGAATCGCTTCCGTTATGACGGAGAGAACTGCTCTGGCATTGGACAGTTCCGGAGCAAATCCCCCCTCGTCTCCGACAGCGGTAGAAAGATTTTGTTCTTTTAAGAGATTGCGCAGCGTATGGTAAATTTCAGAGCCGATGCGAAGAGATTCGCGAAAGGAACATGCTTTTGTCGGCATGATCATGAATTCCTGAAAATCAATATTGTTATCTGCATGACGCCCGCCGTTTAAAATATTCATCATCGGAACAGGAAGCCGATGGGCGTTGATTCCGCCAAGATAACGGTAAAGCGGAAGTTTCATTGCCTGAGAGGCAGCTCTTGCACAGGCAAGAGAGACACCAAGCATGGCATTGGCACCCAGATTACTTTTATTGTCGGTTCCATCCCGGCGAAGAAGAAGCGCGTCAATCTTTCTCTGGTCGAAAACATTCATACCAACCAGAGCGTCTGCAATATCGCAATTGACGTGATCAACGGCACGGAGTACGCCAAGACCGCGGTAACGATTTTCACCGTCCCGCAGTTCAACTGCTTCAAATTGTCCTGTAGAGGCGCCGGACGGAACGGATGCGCGTCCGATGATATCATTTCCGGCCAGCACATCTACTTCAATTGTAGGATTGCCGCGGGAGTCAAGAATTTCCCGGGCAAAAATATCTTTTATCGGTAAAAAATGGTACATACTGATTCCTCCTTTTCGGAATTAGTATGTACCATGTGATTCAATTTTATTGCAGCAAAGAGCTGTCACAAAAATCCAGTTATAGTTTTAAATAAATTTATTATCTGCTGCAGATTTCATGTAGCGATGAAGAACATAGCCAAAGGCAGCAGGGAGAAGAAGTCCGCGGATAATGCTGGAAATTGAAATACTCCACCAGACGCCGTTTAATCCAAGCGCAGTAGCGGAAAGCGCTAATGCCATAGGAATTCGAAGCGCAGTAAAAATAATAATGATAAGCGAGGAGAAGATAGATTTTCCAAGTCCCTGGAAAGCTCCGGCAGCAGTCATTTCAAGACATGCAAATACTTCGGAAACGGCAAGGATTTTCAGATAATCTACTCCAAGCGGCACAACATCTGCTTCATGAATGAAGATATGCATAAGCTGTTCCGGGAAGACAAAAAGCACAACGCTTGTGAAGGTTCCCCAAAGAAGCATGATTGTCATAGCGGTAAAATAGCCTTTGCGGATACGCTCCTTTTTGCCGGCACCGTGATTTTGCGCAATAAAGGAATTGACAGCAGAGCCGAATCCTTCTGCAGTCATCCAGGCAATGCTTTCAATCTGTGCTCCAACTTTCTGTACAGCTACGGCGGCTGCTCCATAATCTGCCACGATACGGGCGATGGTCATGGAAATCATAGAAAAGAGCATGCTCTGAAGACCTACCGGAAGACCGAGCTTGACCATCTCGATGATATGGGACATTGATGCCGGTTTGAGCAGATGCATATTTGAGAAGAGCAAAGACTCCGAGGAGAGCGCTCTTATGTACATAAAAAATACGATGATCTGCGCGAAGACAGTTGCGATCGCAGCTCCGGCAACTCCAAGCTTCGGGAGCGGTCCGACTCCGTAGATCAGCAGGGGATCAAGGATGATATTGATCACCAGTCCGACCGTTGTGGAGCGAAAGGTAACAATGCTGCTTCCGAGAGCAGTCATCAGTCCGGTAAAGATCTGATTTAGGAAATTAAAGATAACAAGTCCGCCGGTAATCATAAGATAGGCTTTTGCGTCTGCAATTACCGCAGGATCATTTAATTTGTAAAAACTGATGAGCGGTCCGGCAAATAAGACACTGATGATTCCAAATAGAATACTAAAGAAAATGCCAATCTGCAGATCCCCTTTGGCATATTGAACTGCATGTTCTGTTTCTCCGGCTCCAAGCGCATGAGCGACTTTAATCTGCCCGCCAATCTTTGGCACAGTAATTGTGCCGTTAAAAAGCCATGTAAACATACCGGCAGCGCCAACTGCGGCAACTGCACCGCTTCCGATGCCTCCAATCCAGACCATATCAGTTAGATTGTACGCCATCTGTATAAAAGAGGTGCCCATAATCGGAAATGCAAGTCGGGCGAGAGAAGCAGTAATCGGTCCGTTTAATAAATCAACTTTTTTCATGAGTATATCCTCTCTTCCTTTTTGTAAACACTATGCTATATTCTACTTCGTTTCAAATATATTTACAAGAAGATTAGAAGTAATTTGAAGAAAAAGATTAAGATTGCATACAATTATACATGTTTGTAATTCATTGACTTATAAGTGTATAAGGAGTACAATTTAAAGGAATTTGCAGATGGAATATCTGCGGAAAAAATCTATATAGTTACAGGAGAAGAGTAAACATGGAACTTCGAAGAAAAGTCAAGATTTTTTGGATTTTGACATTTGGAACGCTGCTGATGGCTGTGGGGGTCTATTTTTTCAAATTTCCGAATAATTTTACATTTGGAGGAATTACAGGTCTTTCGGTAGTGGTTGCAAAAACCGGGATAATGAGTGCATCTAACTTTACATTTATTGCCAATATGGTGCTATTGTTACTCGGATTTATTTTTCTTGGTAAAGAGCTTGGAATTATGACAACGTACTGCAGTGTGCTGCTGTCATTTGCATTGGATGCGCTGGAACGCTACATTCCGATGGACGCACCGTTGACAGATCAGCCAATGATGGAATTACTGTTTGCAGTAGCGGTGCCGGCTTTGGCGAGTGCGCTTTTATTTAATGTAGGTGCGACAAGCGGAGGAACAGATATTGTTGCTATGATCTTAAAGAAGTATACCAGTGTAGATATTGGTCAGGCGCTTATGATCTCGGATGTAGTTGTAACGCTGGCGGCCTTTTTCGTATTTGATGTGAAGACGGGACTGTATTCGCTGCTCGGTCTGTCTATCCGTTCGTTTATGGTAGACAGTTTTATCGAGAGTTTAAATCTTCACAAGTATTTTACTGTTGTCTGTGACAATCCGCAGCCAATCTGTGATTATATTACGCATGAGATTAATCGAAGTGCGACAGTCTGTGAGGCAAAGGGAGCATTTTCCGGAGATAATAAATACATTATTTTTACTGTTATGAATCGTATGGAAGCGGTGAAGCTTAGAAACTATATTAAGATTCAGGAGCCGCATGCATTTATTCTCATTTCCAATACGAGTCAGATCATTGGAAAAGGGTTCCACAGTGTATAATTAAGTCTTGCCAGTGGAGAAAAACTATGGTATCATATATTGGTGGTTTTACCGTAGGAGGTGTATAGAATATGGAAATTTTGAAAATTGTATTAACTATTTTATTTGTAATAGACTGTATCGCATTGACAATCATCGTGTTACTGCAGGAAGGCAAGTCAGCAGGTCTTGGAACAATTGCCGGAGGAGCAGACACATACTGGGGACAGAACAAAGGACGCTCTATGGAAGGCGCACTTGTAAAGTCTACAAAGTTTTTGGCAATTTTATTTTTAGTTCTTGCAGCAGTATTGAACTTGAAAGTATTTGCATAATTGAGAATGGAAACAGATTGATGATGGAACACTCTATTTTTAGGAATAGGGTGTTTCTTTGTATATTGTATTAGAATACTTTTGCGGTATCATTTTGAAAATGAGATGCAAAGGTACACGGAGAAAGGAAGTGAAGTATGAAAAATACATTTGAAAAACGTAAAAAGCTGATTTACGATTTTATTTGTGATGAGTTTTATGTGCCGATGAAGTTTAAGGAGATTGCCATGCTCCTGCAGGTTCCGAAAGAGGCAAGGGGAGATCTGAAAGAGGTGCTGGAAAGTCTGGAGACCGAAGGAAAGATCCATGTGACGCAGACCGGAAAGTATATGAAAGGAGAGGCGAATAAGCTGATCGGGTATTTTCAGGCCAATGCAAGAGGATTCGGATTTGTGACGATCGAAAATGAGGAAGAAGATATTTTCATCGGAGAAGATGACCTGGGAGGCGCTTTTGACGGAGACCGTGTGGAGGTTGTCATTATAAAAAAGCCGGATGGAAAGCGCAAAGAAGGAAAGATCGTGAAGATACTGGAGCGCGGAGTAACGAAAGTTGTGGGGTATTTCCAGCGCAGCAAGAATTTTGGTTTTGTACTTCCGGATAATCAGAAGTTCCAGAAAGACATTTTTATTCCGCTGGAGCGGTCTAAGGGCGCGGTGACAGGGCATAAGGTTGTGGCAGAGATTACATCTTACGGTTCAAAAGATAAGAAACCGGAAGGAAAGATCGTGGAGATTTTGGGACATGTCAATGATCCGGGAGTGGATATTATGTCGATTATCAGAACCTACGATCTGCCAACAGAATTTCCGGAAAAGGTGCTGAACCAGGCAGAGCGTGTTTCATCTCCTGTCAGCACGCAGGATATGGCGGGCAGGATGGATCTTCGGCAGTGGCAGATGGTTACGATCGACGGCGAAGATGCCAAAGATCTGGACGATGCAATTTCGATTGAGGAAGACGGAGACAGATATCGTCTTGGCGTTCATATTGCAGATGTGACAAATTATGTGCAGGAGAACAGTGCGCTTGACTGGGAAGCGCTGAAACGCGGAACAAGTGTGTATCTGGCAGACCGGGTGATTCCGATGCTGCCGCACATACTGTCCAATGGCATCTGCTCTCTCAATGCAGGAGAAGACCGATTGGCTCTGAGCTGTATTATGTGGATTGACCGGAAAGGAAATGTAACGGATCATAAGATCGCGGAGACAGTGATACGGGTAGATGAACGTATGTCTTACACAAGTGTTAAGAAGATACTGGAAGAGCAGGATGAGGCAGAATGTGAACGATACCGGGAACTGATTCCGATGTTTGAAAGGATGCGTGATTTGGCTTCGATTCTGAGAGCAAAGCGAAAGAAGAGAGGTTCCATTGATTTTGATTTTCCGGAAACGAAAATGATTTTAGATGAAAATGGAGTTCCGTTGGAATTGCGGCCTTATGACAGAAATGTGGCGACAAAGATTATCGAAGACTTTATGCTGATTGCCAATGAGACGGTGGCAGAAGATTTCTTCTGGCAGGAAATTCCTTTTGTTTATCGTACCCACGATGTGCCGGATGAAGATAAGATTAAGAAGTTTGCTACATTTGTTAATAATTTCGGACACTCTCTGCATATTTCTAATAAAGAGGTTCACCCAAAAGAAATTCAGAAACTGCTTGCAAAGGCAGAGGGAACACCGGAAGAAGATCTGATTAGCCGGCTGGCGCTTCGTTCAATGAAGCGGGCAAGATATACGCCGGAAAATACAGGACATTTCGGATTGGCAGCGTCCTATTACTGTCATTTTACATCTCCGATCAGAAGGTATCCGGATCTTCAGATCCATCGGATTATCAAAGAAACGCTGCGGGGACGGATGGATACAAAAAGACAGGAGCATTATGAAAGTATTCTGCCGGAAGTGACACAAAAATGCAGCGAGCTTGAGCGAAGAGCTGACGAGGCAGAGCGAGAGACTGTAAAGCTGAAAAAAGTTGAATATATGAAACAGCATGTGGGAGAAGTCTTTGAAGGCGTTATTTCAGGTGTCACAAAATGGGGGCTGTATGTGGAACTTGACAATACAGTGGAAGGTCTTGTGCATGTAGTCAATATGACAGATGATCATTACGATTACCGGGAAGACACCTACGAGATGGTTGGAGAGCATCTGAAAAAGGCATATCGTCTTGGAGAGACTGTGAAGGTTCAGGTACTTGGAACGGATGATCTTGCAAGAACAATTGATTTTAAAATAGTGGAGGAACAGCATGGCAAAAGGACAGGGGACGAAGCTGATCGCAAATAATAAAAAGGCGTATCACGATTATTTTATTTTGGACACATATGAAGCAGGAATCGCGCTCCACGGTACGGAAGTGAAATCACTCCGCATGGGGCAGTGCAGCATTAAAGAAGCTTTCATTCGGATTGAGAATGGGGAAATGTTTATCTACGGTATGCATATCAGTCCTTATGAGAAGGGAAATATTTTCAATAAAGATCCGCTGCGGACGAGAAAACTGCTCCTTCATAAAAATGAGATTCTGAAAATGCTTGGCAAAATGAAGGAGAAAGGAATTGCCGTGATTCCGCTGAAAGTATATTTAAAGGGAAGTCTTGTAAAAGTGGAGATCGGTCTTGCACGCGGTAAGAAACTTTATGATAAGCGGGATGATATTGCGAAGAAAGACCAGAAGCGAGAAGCAGAACGAGAATTCAAAGTGCGTAATTTTGGTTAAAATTTACTTGTTATTTTAATTGGAATCGGATATACTATATATGTATGTACTCTGCGTACCAGGGCTTGTACTGGTTTCGACGGGGGTTTAGAAGTTGGAGTAGCCATCCGCAGTGCGGAACTGCGTTGTCATCCGCAAACTTTAAAATTAAACGCAGAAGATAATTTAGCGTACGCTGCCTAATTGCGGCAGCAGTCGGCCTTAAGTCACTCACCGCTTAAGTTACCGGCTTCATCCAGGTGGGGCACTCTGCTGCCAAAGCTTTGCGGCGGCAGAAGATTTTATGAAGCTACTGAAGTGAACAGCCTGTCGCTGGGCGGTTTATGGAGGGAATGAAAGTATAGCGACTGTGATTGGAAGAAGCTGCAATGGAAGAGCTTTCGGACAGGGGTTCGATTCCCCTCAGGTCCATTGATAAGATTCTGGGACATCCGGGATTTTGGGCAAGAAAAAAGTGCTGTCGATACAGCGCTTTTTTTGTATAGTTGAAATGTCTGGAAACGGCAATAGATTTTAGAATACAAAATCCCCCGAAAGGTTGTCATTGTGACCTGCCTTCCGGGGGTTTTGTAAAGGAATGAAGAAAAATCTATGTAAACTTAAAGTCAGTTGGCTGAGTTAGTCGAAGTCCGGCAGCTGTATGAACGGAATCAATACAACTGCCGTCTTCATTGATTTGATACTGTTAGTATAATAGAAATTTATGAGTAATTTATGTCGGCATTGTAAAGCTTTTCTAAAAAATCTTATAAAATTCTGAAGAAAATATAAGGAAGGCCTGAAATGATTTTTTCACACATCTAACATAAATCTATGGTAAAATAATAGCGATTATGAATGAATTACCATTTTGGTGCGGAAAGAAATGATAGAGGTGAATGTAATGGAGAAATTAAAGATTTTGGTAGTCGATGACGAGAGCCGAATGAGAAAGCTTGTAAAAGATTTTCTGGAACGGGAAGGCTATGAAGTGCTTGAAGCAGGAGACGGAATGGAAGCAATGGATGTATTTTATGAGAATCAGGATATTGCGCTGATGATCCTGGATGTAATGATGCCGAAGATGGACGGCTGGCAGGTATGTCGTGAGATCCGGCGGGAGTCAAAGCTTCCGATCATTATGCTGACGGCAAGAGCGGATGAGCGGGATGAACTGCAGGGATTTGAACTTGGAGTAGATGAGTACATTTCCAAACCATTCAGTCCAAAGATTCTTGTGGCAAGAGTTTCAGCAATTTTAAGAAGAACAAATGCGCTGACAAATGATGAAGTGGTAGATGCAGGCGGCATTTTGATTGATAAAGCAGCACACACGGTAAAGATCGGAGAGAAGGAAATTGACCTTAGCTTTAAAGAGTTTGAATTGTTATCGTATTTTGTAGAGAATCAGGGGATTGCGCTTTCCCGGGAGAAGATCCTGAATCATGTCTGGAATTATGACTATTTTGGGGATGCGCGGACGATCGATACCCATGTGAAAAAGCTTCGGAGCAAGCTTGGGGATAAGGGAGAATATATTAAGACAATCTGGGGCATGGGATATAAATTTGAGGTGTAATCCATGAAAAAATCAATTAATCATCAGATGATGCTTCTGTTTGTAGGAATTGTCGCGCTTGCGCTTTTGCTTTTGGCATTTATGAACACGACATTTCTGGAGCGATACTATATTACGAACAAAGAGCAGGACCTTATCCGCGTATATGAGGGATTTAACAGAGTTGTGAAAAATGATGAAATGACTGCGGAAACGATTGAAGCGGAAATCGGTTCTACGATTGAGCGGGGAAACATTTCTGTTCTTGTCTGTAATTCTGCCTGGAGCAGTATTGTGACAACAGAGACAACGGAAATTGGGAAGAAAGTCATGCAGACACAGCTTATGATGAATATTCTGCATCAGAATCCGAATTCAGTTATTCTGAAAAGAGGGGAAGACTATGAGATCCATAAGGCGAAAGGCGTTGGAACAGAGTCAGAATATATTGAAATGTGGGGATATCTTGACAATGGATATACGTATTTGTTCCGGACACCGATTGAGAGTATCCGGGAGAGCATTCTGATCACAGGAAAGTTTTTGACTTATGTAGGAACAGGGATCATTCTGCTTTGTCTTGTAGTGATATGGTATTTTTCCAGAAGGATTACAGAGCCGATCCTGGAACTGGCGCAGCTTTCCAGAAAGATGGCAGATCTGGATTTTGATGTGAAATATACAAGGGGCGGCGAGGATGAAATTGCCGTACTTGGAGATAATTTTAATAAGATGTCTGAGAATCTGGAGCGGACAATCTCCGAATTGAAAAAGGCAAATTATGAACTGCAGAAGGACATTGAGAAAAAAGAAAAGATTGAGACGATGCGTACAGAATTTCTTGGAAATGTCTCCCATGAACTGAAGACGCCGATCGCTCTTATTCAGGGTTATGCGGAAGGATTGAAGGAAGGAATCAGCGATGATCCGGAAAGCCGTGAATTCTATTGTGATGTGATCATGGATGAAGCAGGGAAAATGAACCGGATGGTGAAGAACCTTCTGACGTTGAATCAGTTGGAGTTTGGGAGTCAGGATGTACAGTTTGCCAGATTTGATATTATTGAACTGATCGAGGGCGTACTGGAAAGCATGCGGATTATGGCAGAGCAAAAGGAAGCCAAAATAAGCTTTGTACATCAGGGGCCGGTATATGTTTGGGCAGATGAGTTCCAGATAGAGCAGGTTGTACGAAATTATGTCAGCAATGCGCTGAACCATCTGGATGGAGAACATGTAGTTGAAGTAAAGGTAGAGCAAAAGGAAAGCGTCAGAGTCAGTGTATTTAACACAG
This genomic window contains:
- the rnr gene encoding ribonuclease R; the encoded protein is MKNTFEKRKKLIYDFICDEFYVPMKFKEIAMLLQVPKEARGDLKEVLESLETEGKIHVTQTGKYMKGEANKLIGYFQANARGFGFVTIENEEEDIFIGEDDLGGAFDGDRVEVVIIKKPDGKRKEGKIVKILERGVTKVVGYFQRSKNFGFVLPDNQKFQKDIFIPLERSKGAVTGHKVVAEITSYGSKDKKPEGKIVEILGHVNDPGVDIMSIIRTYDLPTEFPEKVLNQAERVSSPVSTQDMAGRMDLRQWQMVTIDGEDAKDLDDAISIEEDGDRYRLGVHIADVTNYVQENSALDWEALKRGTSVYLADRVIPMLPHILSNGICSLNAGEDRLALSCIMWIDRKGNVTDHKIAETVIRVDERMSYTSVKKILEEQDEAECERYRELIPMFERMRDLASILRAKRKKRGSIDFDFPETKMILDENGVPLELRPYDRNVATKIIEDFMLIANETVAEDFFWQEIPFVYRTHDVPDEDKIKKFATFVNNFGHSLHISNKEVHPKEIQKLLAKAEGTPEEDLISRLALRSMKRARYTPENTGHFGLAASYYCHFTSPIRRYPDLQIHRIIKETLRGRMDTKRQEHYESILPEVTQKCSELERRADEAERETVKLKKVEYMKQHVGEVFEGVISGVTKWGLYVELDNTVEGLVHVVNMTDDHYDYREDTYEMVGEHLKKAYRLGETVKVQVLGTDDLARTIDFKIVEEQHGKRTGDEADRK
- a CDS encoding HAMP domain-containing protein codes for the protein MKKSINHQMMLLFVGIVALALLLLAFMNTTFLERYYITNKEQDLIRVYEGFNRVVKNDEMTAETIEAEIGSTIERGNISVLVCNSAWSSIVTTETTEIGKKVMQTQLMMNILHQNPNSVILKRGEDYEIHKAKGVGTESEYIEMWGYLDNGYTYLFRTPIESIRESILITGKFLTYVGTGIILLCLVVIWYFSRRITEPILELAQLSRKMADLDFDVKYTRGGEDEIAVLGDNFNKMSENLERTISELKKANYELQKDIEKKEKIETMRTEFLGNVSHELKTPIALIQGYAEGLKEGISDDPESREFYCDVIMDEAGKMNRMVKNLLTLNQLEFGSQDVQFARFDIIELIEGVLESMRIMAEQKEAKISFVHQGPVYVWADEFQIEQVVRNYVSNALNHLDGEHVVEVKVEQKESVRVSVFNTGTPIPEADVEHIWEKFYKVDKARTREYGGNGIGLSIVKAIMESMQQPYGVRNYDNGVEFWFELDVK
- a CDS encoding response regulator transcription factor; this encodes MEKLKILVVDDESRMRKLVKDFLEREGYEVLEAGDGMEAMDVFYENQDIALMILDVMMPKMDGWQVCREIRRESKLPIIMLTARADERDELQGFELGVDEYISKPFSPKILVARVSAILRRTNALTNDEVVDAGGILIDKAAHTVKIGEKEIDLSFKEFELLSYFVENQGIALSREKILNHVWNYDYFGDARTIDTHVKKLRSKLGDKGEYIKTIWGMGYKFEV
- the smpB gene encoding SsrA-binding protein SmpB, which gives rise to MAKGQGTKLIANNKKAYHDYFILDTYEAGIALHGTEVKSLRMGQCSIKEAFIRIENGEMFIYGMHISPYEKGNIFNKDPLRTRKLLLHKNEILKMLGKMKEKGIAVIPLKVYLKGSLVKVEIGLARGKKLYDKRDDIAKKDQKREAEREFKVRNFG